CATAGGGCGCCAGCAGGCTGAGCGTATCATAGGGATAAAGCGTCTGCTCCTCATCCATCATGTCCACGCCCCACATTTCGGAATCGGTCGGGGAGACAAAGAGATAGAGCATTTCGTAGTCCGTCTGGTTTTCAAATTCCACTTCAATGAATTCCATACCGGGATTATCTTCCTCGTCCCCCGATGTAATGAGGACCGTAATCTCCTCGTCATCACTGAATTCCTTTTCGTAGAGGACGAAAGTTTTGCCGTTTTCATCGATAGCCATAATGTCAAAATTATCACTGTAATTAGGATAAAATACGTAAAAGCTCAGAAGATTGTTGTTTTCAAGAACTCTCTCTGAGCCGAGAATATCAAATCCCCATTCGCTGCTGTCTCCGGGAGACAGGAAAACATACCAGATATCAGCTCCCGTTTTATTGATAAAGGTGACCCTGTTCAGCGACGAAGGATCGTAGGAAAAAAGGGAAAGAATAGGCAGCAGCATAATAAGAAGAATCAATATTTGTTTTTTATTTCTCATATGTGACTCCATTTTTTTTATTGTATTTAAAAGTATAGTTGATAGAAAAAGAAAACACTAAGGGATTGTTTTTAAAACTCATTACACTATTATTATTATTAGGAAGAAGGTGGAAACTTGGCAGACAGCTTGAATTTTCAACTGGAAGAAGAACTAGAGTTCTCAAGCGCTGATGATGAATTTGACATGAACAGCAGTAGCGTCTGGAAGATTCTTATCGCAGACGACGATGAAGGTGTGCACAGTGTAACGGAACTGGTTTTCAATTCTTTCAGTTTCGACAACAGACCGATACAGTTTATCAATACCTACTCAGGCAAAGAAACACTGGAGGTTCTGCAGAAAGAGGAAGACATTGCCGTTATACTCCTCGACGTGGTGATGGAAACCGATGATGCGGGCTTAAGAGTGGTAGAACAGATCCGGAAAGAACTGAAAAACAATATGGTCAGAATCATCCTCCGGACCGGACAGCCCGGGCAGGCACCGGAAGAGCAGGTTCTGATTGACTACGATATCAACGATTATAAAAACAAATCAGAGCTGACATCGAGAAAATTGAAATCCTCGGTAATAACTTCTTTGAGATCCTATATCTCCATATTGAAAATCAATGAGCTGAATACCACTCTGGAGAGAAAAGTGGCAGAACGCACGGCTGAACTGGCAGCCTCTCTTGAAATCATTGAAAAAGATGAAGAGGCCGGAAAAAAAATACAGTTCAAACTCCTGCCCGAAGACAACATGGAAATCGGCGGGATAACCTTCTCCAGGGAAATCTTTCCCTCCCTCTATCTCAGTGGAGATTTTGTCGATTATTTTAGAATTAATGAACGCTTTATCGGATTCTACATAGCCGATGTCTCGGGCCACGGCGCATCTTCAGCCTTTATTACAGTTTACCTCAAATCGATGATATCCGGTTTTATCGGCAGTTATAATCACAATAATGTGGAACTCATATTGAAACCCGATGAACTTCTCAATGTCATAAATCAGACTCTGATAAAAGAAGATCTTGGTAAATATCTGACAATTTTCTACGGGTTGATCGATCTGGAAAAGAATGAGCTCCATTACTCTACGGGGGGACAGTTTCCCTTTCCCGTTTTACTGGACAGAAAATCAAAAGATTTCATACGATTCAAGGGTCCCCCTGTGGGTCTTTTAAGAATCGCCCGCTACAAAAAGGAAATTCTTAAGCTGCCCCGCGATTTCTCTCTAATCTTCATGTCCGACGGAATTCTCGAACTGCTCAAGGATAAAACTCTGAAGGAACAGGAAAGCCAGCTTCTGAAAATTCTGACCTATGAAAGCACCGTTACCTCTCTTATCGAAAACATAGGAATAGATTCTACCCGCTTTCTGCCCGACGATATAACCATCCTCAATGTCAGGAGAACAGCCAGTGAATGAAGGAAAATATCAATTTGCCGAATGCGAAACATTTTATCTCATTAAGATGAGCGGGAACCTGAAATACACAGGCAGCGGTGGATTCGATACTTTCGTGGAGAACATTTTTTCCAGAATCGACAACAAGAGCGTGGTAATCGACTTAACGGAATCTCTCTATCTCGACAGCACGAATCTGGGGATTCTTGCCAAAATAGCCGATACCATGCTCAGCAGATTTAATAAGAAAACGACCATTATTTCATCCAATCCCGATATAACGACCTTACTGACAAATATCGGTTTTGATAATTTCTTCACAATTCTCGATGAAAGCCCCGTAACGGAAACGGCTCTTTCCGACATTTCGGAAATGGTAACCGGCGACCGTAGTCTGGCTTTAATGATGCTCGAAGCTCATAAAGCGTTGATGGAGCTGAACGAAGAAAACAAGAACGTATTCAGTTCTGTGGTAAGTCTTCTTGAAAAGGAAGTGGAGAAAGATTAATAAATACCTGATCTTAAACAACCGGAATCAGGGAGAGGCCCAAATATATCAGCCAGAAACGATCGGGGATATTTCCTTATAAATAAAAAAGCCTGGCGACATCAGGATCGTACCGCAGGCTTGCCGAGGAACGAGTCCGCCAGTTCCGTTCGCTCAAGCTCACTACCTATGCGCGTTCCTCGTCGCAACTTGAATAAAGCATAAACTACAAACCTTAAAGTATTATAAAAAAAAAGCCTGGCGACGACCTACTCTCCCACATAATTGCAGTACCATCGGCGCAGTTGAGCTTAACTTCCGTGTTCGGGATGGGAACGGGTGT
The Spirochaeta isovalerica genome window above contains:
- a CDS encoding STAS domain-containing protein, with amino-acid sequence MNEGKYQFAECETFYLIKMSGNLKYTGSGGFDTFVENIFSRIDNKSVVIDLTESLYLDSTNLGILAKIADTMLSRFNKKTTIISSNPDITTLLTNIGFDNFFTILDESPVTETALSDISEMVTGDRSLALMMLEAHKALMELNEENKNVFSSVVSLLEKEVEKD
- a CDS encoding SpoIIE family protein phosphatase; amino-acid sequence: MADSLNFQLEEELEFSSADDEFDMNSSSVWKILIADDDEGVHSVTELVFNSFSFDNRPIQFINTYSGKETLEVLQKEEDIAVILLDVVMETDDAGLRVVEQIRKELKNNMVRIILRTGQPGQAPEEQVLIDYDINDYKNKSELTSRKLKSSVITSLRSYISILKINELNTTLERKVAERTAELAASLEIIEKDEEAGKKIQFKLLPEDNMEIGGITFSREIFPSLYLSGDFVDYFRINERFIGFYIADVSGHGASSAFITVYLKSMISGFIGSYNHNNVELILKPDELLNVINQTLIKEDLGKYLTIFYGLIDLEKNELHYSTGGQFPFPVLLDRKSKDFIRFKGPPVGLLRIARYKKEILKLPRDFSLIFMSDGILELLKDKTLKEQESQLLKILTYESTVTSLIENIGIDSTRFLPDDITILNVRRTASE